Proteins found in one Abyssibius alkaniclasticus genomic segment:
- a CDS encoding iron-sulfur cluster assembly scaffold protein: MSGDGDLMALYSQRILALAAGIPRAERLESPDVTVRRRAPLCGSTVTVDLVLDGDTIRDYGQDVKACALGQAAASVLGAVVIGRNRAEIARAHDQLLAMLKEGGPVPDAPFDGFEVLLPARDYKNRHASIMLALGATREALDTAAKQAAG; the protein is encoded by the coding sequence ATGAGCGGTGACGGCGACCTGATGGCGCTTTATTCCCAGCGGATTCTGGCGCTGGCGGCGGGAATTCCGCGCGCCGAACGGCTGGAATCGCCCGATGTTACGGTGCGCCGCCGTGCGCCGCTGTGTGGCTCGACCGTAACGGTCGATCTGGTGCTTGATGGCGACACGATCCGCGATTACGGGCAGGATGTGAAAGCCTGCGCGCTTGGCCAGGCGGCGGCATCGGTGCTTGGTGCGGTGGTCATTGGCCGCAACCGTGCCGAAATTGCCAGGGCGCATGACCAGCTTCTGGCCATGCTGAAAGAGGGCGGCCCGGTGCCCGATGCGCCCTTTGACGGGTTCGAAGTGCTGCTGCCCGCGCGCGATTACAAAAACCGCCATGCCTCGATCATGCTCGCCCTTGGTGCCACGCGCGAGGCGCTGGACACGGCCGCAAAACAAGCCGCCGGATAA
- the gluQRS gene encoding tRNA glutamyl-Q(34) synthetase GluQRS — MITTRFAPSPTGPLHLGHAYAALVAAGAGQRFLLRIEDIDQSRARPDHEAAIYDDLAWLGLRWEHPVMRQSARLPAYRAALAQLWNMGLLYPCHCNRRDIAAAIEAPQEGAQLGPDGLIYPGTCRAQPAGPMPEGVLRLNMAAALERAGQLTYVNNDKVERVENLAKTCGDVVLARRDMGTSYHLSVVVDDAAQAVTLVTRGEDLAEATPVHVVLQALLGLPHPEYLHHRLVRDDAGKRLAKRDDARALARYRAEGASPADIRRMVGL; from the coding sequence ATGATCACCACGCGCTTCGCCCCCTCGCCCACCGGGCCGCTGCATTTGGGCCATGCCTATGCGGCGCTGGTGGCGGCCGGGGCGGGCCAGCGTTTTTTGCTGCGGATCGAGGATATCGACCAAAGCCGCGCGCGCCCTGACCATGAGGCGGCGATCTATGACGATCTGGCCTGGCTGGGGCTGCGCTGGGAACATCCGGTCATGCGCCAATCGGCCCGCCTGCCCGCCTATCGTGCCGCCCTTGCGCAGCTTTGGAATATGGGCCTGCTTTACCCATGTCACTGCAACCGCCGCGACATTGCCGCCGCAATCGAAGCCCCGCAAGAGGGCGCGCAGCTTGGCCCCGACGGGCTGATCTACCCCGGCACCTGCCGCGCGCAGCCTGCTGGCCCGATGCCCGAAGGGGTGTTGCGGCTGAATATGGCAGCGGCGCTGGAACGCGCCGGGCAACTTACCTATGTGAACAACGACAAGGTCGAAAGGGTTGAAAACCTTGCTAAAACCTGCGGCGATGTGGTTTTGGCGCGGCGCGATATGGGCACATCCTACCATTTATCGGTTGTCGTGGATGATGCCGCGCAAGCCGTTACGCTGGTCACGCGCGGTGAGGATCTGGCCGAAGCCACGCCGGTTCACGTGGTTCTGCAGGCGCTTTTGGGTCTGCCGCACCCCGAATACCTGCACCACAGGCTTGTTCGCGATGATGCCGGCAAGCGGCTGGCCAAGCGCGATGATGCCCGCGCGCTGGCCAGATACCGCGCCGAAGGGGCCAGCCCTGCCGATATCCGCCGCATGGTCGGGCTATAA
- the hisI gene encoding phosphoribosyl-AMP cyclohydrolase: MRDFDIASLQFDANGLIPAIAQDHASGEVLMLAWMNAESLAETLKTGQVTYWSRSRGALWAKGATSGHVQTLVELQIDCDRDCLLLQVNQTGPACHTNRRSCFYTAMRDGAEVELSQPL, encoded by the coding sequence ATGCGTGATTTTGACATAGCGAGCCTGCAATTCGATGCAAACGGCCTGATTCCCGCCATAGCGCAAGACCATGCCAGCGGCGAGGTGCTGATGCTCGCCTGGATGAATGCCGAAAGCCTGGCCGAGACGCTGAAAACCGGGCAGGTGACCTATTGGTCACGCTCGCGCGGCGCGCTTTGGGCCAAGGGCGCAACATCGGGCCATGTGCAAACACTGGTCGAATTGCAGATTGATTGCGACCGCGACTGCCTGTTGTTGCAGGTGAACCAGACCGGCCCCGCCTGCCACACCAACCGGCGGTCGTGTTTTTATACCGCCATGCGCGACGGGGCCGAGGTGGAGCTAAGCCAGCCGTTATAG
- the recG gene encoding ATP-dependent DNA helicase RecG — protein sequence MSIGRPEILFPLFASLTGLEGVGPKTAELLGKMNITRPRDLLFTLPTSGTDRRLRPTIQGLTFPQTVTVEVEVGLHQPPARRGPYRVFVRDSATEFQLVFFHPRGDWLAKTLPEAARRVVSGRVEVFDGIAQMSHPDHILLPSEADSLPQYEPVYPLTAGLGLRAMTKAVRAALDRAPMLAEWADASLLAARNWPGWRAALEAAHNPTGIADLAANSPARARLAYDELLSHQVTLAIARARARRKKGRASLGTGVLGAKVMAGLPYQPTGAQTRVTAEILADMAAEMRMSRLLQGDVGAGKTLVALLAMLAAVESGGQAALMAPTEILARQHLASLHELAAPAGLNITLLTGRDKGAERADKLADIASGAAQIVIGTHALFQAEVNFADLRLAVVDEQHRFGVKQRLELGQKGQAVDMLVMTATPIPRTLAMSQYGDMDLSLLDEKPAGRKPIETVLVSMGRIEQVVERLRAAIVAGRQAYWVCPLVDESEHMALTAAENRFAALRAQLGEGAVGLVHGQLPPVDKDAAVADFVAGRSRVLVATTVIEVGVNVPSASIMVIEHAEHFGLAQLHQLRGRIGRGAEASTCLLLYEAPLGEAARARLEIMRETEDGFRIADEDMRLRGAGDVLGTAQSGLPHFRIADLETQAELMAAARKDAQLLLERDPQLETPRGQAVRALLYLMDRDAAIRLMSVG from the coding sequence ATGAGCATTGGCCGCCCCGAAATTCTGTTCCCGCTTTTTGCGTCTCTCACGGGGCTTGAAGGCGTTGGCCCGAAAACGGCCGAGCTTTTAGGCAAGATGAACATCACCCGCCCGCGCGATTTGCTGTTCACACTGCCAACCAGCGGCACCGACCGCCGCCTGCGCCCCACAATTCAGGGGCTGACATTTCCGCAAACCGTAACGGTCGAGGTGGAGGTTGGCCTGCACCAGCCCCCGGCGCGGCGCGGCCCTTACAGGGTTTTCGTGCGCGATTCAGCGACCGAATTTCAACTGGTTTTCTTCCATCCGCGTGGCGACTGGCTGGCAAAAACCCTGCCCGAAGCTGCGCGGCGCGTGGTCTCGGGAAGGGTGGAGGTGTTTGACGGTATCGCGCAAATGTCGCATCCCGACCATATTTTATTGCCATCCGAGGCTGACAGCCTGCCGCAATATGAGCCGGTTTATCCGCTCACCGCCGGGTTGGGTTTGCGCGCAATGACCAAGGCCGTGCGCGCCGCCCTTGACCGCGCCCCGATGCTGGCGGAATGGGCTGATGCCAGCCTGCTTGCAGCGCGCAACTGGCCGGGCTGGCGTGCGGCGCTGGAGGCCGCGCATAACCCCACGGGCATCGCCGATCTGGCGGCCAATAGCCCGGCACGCGCGCGGCTGGCTTATGACGAATTGCTGTCGCATCAGGTAACGCTGGCCATTGCGCGGGCGCGGGCGCGGCGCAAAAAGGGCCGGGCGAGCTTGGGCACCGGTGTGCTTGGCGCAAAGGTTATGGCCGGCTTGCCCTACCAGCCAACCGGCGCACAAACCCGCGTTACAGCAGAAATTCTGGCCGATATGGCGGCAGAGATGCGCATGTCACGGCTGTTGCAGGGCGATGTCGGGGCGGGCAAAACGCTGGTTGCGCTGCTGGCCATGCTGGCCGCGGTTGAATCGGGCGGGCAGGCGGCGCTGATGGCGCCCACCGAAATTCTGGCGCGGCAACATCTGGCGAGCCTGCACGAACTCGCCGCGCCCGCCGGGCTGAACATTACCCTGCTGACGGGGCGCGACAAGGGCGCCGAACGGGCCGACAAGCTGGCGGATATTGCCAGTGGCGCTGCGCAAATCGTCATCGGCACCCATGCGCTGTTCCAGGCCGAGGTCAACTTCGCCGATCTGCGCCTTGCCGTGGTCGATGAACAGCACCGCTTTGGTGTGAAACAGCGGCTGGAGCTTGGCCAGAAGGGGCAGGCGGTGGACATGCTTGTGATGACTGCAACCCCCATCCCGCGCACACTTGCGATGAGCCAGTATGGCGATATGGACCTGTCCTTGCTCGATGAAAAGCCCGCCGGGCGCAAACCGATTGAAACGGTGCTGGTCTCGATGGGGCGGATCGAGCAGGTGGTTGAACGGTTGCGCGCCGCCATTGTCGCCGGGCGGCAAGCCTATTGGGTGTGCCCGCTGGTCGATGAATCCGAACATATGGCGCTGACAGCGGCCGAGAACCGCTTTGCCGCGCTGCGCGCGCAACTGGGCGAGGGGGCTGTCGGGCTGGTGCATGGGCAATTGCCGCCCGTCGATAAAGACGCAGCCGTGGCCGATTTCGTGGCCGGGCGCAGCCGCGTGCTGGTCGCCACAACGGTTATCGAAGTGGGCGTGAACGTGCCTTCGGCCAGCATCATGGTTATCGAACATGCCGAACATTTCGGGCTGGCACAGCTGCACCAGTTGCGCGGGCGCATCGGGCGCGGGGCCGAAGCCTCGACCTGCCTGCTGCTTTACGAGGCCCCGTTGGGGGAAGCGGCGCGCGCGCGGCTGGAAATCATGCGTGAAACCGAAGACGGGTTTCGCATTGCCGATGAAGATATGCGGCTGCGCGGCGCGGGCGATGTTCTGGGCACGGCGCAATCGGGCCTGCCGCATTTCCGCATTGCCGATCTGGAAACCCAGGCCGAGCTTATGGCCGCCGCGCGCAAGGACGCGCAATTGCTGCTGGAGCGTGACCCGCAGCTTGAAACCCCCCGCGGCCAGGCCGTGCGCGCCCTGCTTTACCTGATGGACCGTGACGCTGCGATTCGCCTTATGTCTGTTGGCTAA